A single Xenopus laevis strain J_2021 chromosome 3S, Xenopus_laevis_v10.1, whole genome shotgun sequence DNA region contains:
- the slc39a14.S gene encoding metal cation symporter ZIP14, with product MSLLSAPAMSLLLLSALLPLSLTVDPTPSTGKELSAATFLQDILHRYGENESLSMYQLQSLLEHLELGKGGGNQQNKSQCLSSSVLFAAHNLTSESVVDADGFQSFCPTILQQLETRACQESTAFQNETSLEGRPSPGEVWGYGILCVTVISLCSLFGAGVVPFMKKACYKRLLLFCIALAIGTLFSNALFQLIPEAFGFNPLEDSYVLTSSVIFGGFYLFFFTEKVLKMLLKQKHEHGHSHSADASKRDAEEGVTDKLQNGDLDHMIPPPRGSESDLRGDEKAVQDLPGQQSSCYWLKGIRYSDIGTLAWMITLSDGLHNFIDGLAIGASFTVSVFQGISTSIAILCEEFPHELGDFVILLNAGMSISQALFFNFLSACCCYLGLAFGILAGSHFSSNWIFALAGGMFLYISLSDMFPEMNEVSREDEEDGRALSAFLIQNAGLLTGFSIMLLLTAFSGQIQLG from the exons ATGTCTTTACTATCGGCTCCCGCTATGTCTTTGCTTTTGCTCAGCGCACTTTTGCCGCTCTCCCTGACAGTGGATCCCACCCCTTCTACAGGCAAGGAGCTCAGCGCTGCGACCTTCCTCCAAGATATTCTTCATAGATATGGAGAGAATGAGAGTCTCTCAATGTACCAGCTTCAGTCTCTGCTGGAGCACCTGGAGTTGGGAAAGGGAGGAGGCAACCAACAGAACAAGTCCCAG TGTCTCAGCTCCTCTGTACTGTTTGCAGCACACAACTTGACCTCTGAGTCTGTGGTGGATGCAGACGGTTTCCAAAGCTTCTGTCCCACCATCCTACAGCAACTAGAGACCCGGGCATGCCAAGAGAGCACTGCGTTCCAGAATGAGACCTCCCTTGAGGGAAGACCAAGCCCTGGAGAGG TGTGGGGTTATGGAATCCTCTGTGTCAccgtcatctctctctgctccctCTTTGGGGCTGGAGTTGTCCCATTTATGAAGAAAGCATGTTACAAGCGTCTGCTCCTCTTCTGCATTGCTCTGGCCATTGGGACACTGTTTTCCAACGCTCTCTTTCAGCTGATCCCCGAG GCCTTCGGGTTTAACCCATTGGAAGACTCCTATGTGCTCACCTCATCCGTGATATTTGGTGgcttttatctcttttttttcacTGAGAAGGTCCTGAAGATGCTGCTTAAGCAGAAACATGAG CATGGGCACAGTCATTCTGCTGATGCAAGTAAACGTGATGCCGAGGAGGGTGTGACCGATAAGTTACAAAACGGAGACTTGGACCATATGATCCCTCCACCCCGTGGCAGTGAGTCTGACCTCCGTGGTGATGAGAAGGCTGTGCAG GATCTGCCCGGCCAGCAAAGTTCCTGCTATTGGTTGAAAGGCATTCGTTACTCTGACATTGGCACGCTGGCATGGATGATCACACTTAGTGATGGGCTTCACAATTTCATAGATGGCCTGGCCATTGGAGCCTCCTTCACTGTGTCTGTCTTCCAGGGAATCAGCACGTCCATTGCCATCCTCTGTGAGGAATTTCCTCATGAGCTTG GAGACTTTGTCATACTTCTGAATGCAGGTATGAGTATTTCCCAGGCTCTGTTTTTTAACTTCCTGTCTGCGTGCTGCTGTTATCTGGGCCTGGCTTTCGGTATCCTTGCTGGAAGTCACTTCTCCTCCAACTGGATCTTTGCTTTGGCGGGAGGCATGTTCCTTTACATCTCACTTTCTGACATG TTCCCAGAGATGAATGAAGTGAGTAGAGAGGATGAAGAAGATGGGAGGGCACTTTCTGCTTTTTTGATCCAAAATGCAGGCCTCCTTACTGGCTTCTCCATTATGTTGCTACTGACAGCATTTTCTGGCCAGATCCAGTTGGGATAG